One Streptomyces umbrinus genomic window, TACGCCACCGCGGCGAGCAGGCAGAGCAACACGCCAAGCACGGAGGCGCTGCCCTCGCCCGACATCGACAGGCCGACGACCGCCGCTCCCGCGAACGACACGGCCATCCCGGCGAGGAGCCTCGGCGGCAGCCCCTCCTTGAGGAGCCACCCCGCGAGCAGGGCCATGATCAGCGGGCCGACGTTCACCACCAGGGCGGCGGTGCCCGCGTCGACCTTCTGCTCACCCCAGTTGAGCACCACCATGTAGAGCCCGAACCAGAGCAGCCCGGACACCACGATCCCCGGCCAGGCGGGGCGCGGCGGCAGCCCCTCCCGGCGTATCAGACAGATCACGCCGAGGACGAGCGCCCCGGCGAGCAGCCGGCCCAGGGCCAGGGCGCCGGGCGCGTACGCCTCGCCCGCACTCCGGATGGACACGAACGCGGAGGCCCACAGCAGCACGGTGATCGTCGCGGCTCCGGCCGCGAGCAGTTCTGTGCGGCGGGCGGACAGGAGAGGCTTCATCACTTTCCAGAGGCTAGGTGGGGTTGCGGGAAAGGGCTCGCGGTTTTTGGACGGGGCGTTGTGCTCCGCTGGGTGGCGTTGTCTGTCTGCGGGGCGGTGGGGGCTGGGCGCGCAGTTCCCCGCGCCCCTTATGGGGCGCCTTGAGGGGCGGGTCAGTGGAGAGTCTCGGGTTGGATTCCCAGTAGTTCCGCCAGCGCCCGTTCGCCCTCAGCCGTGAC contains:
- a CDS encoding DMT family transporter is translated as MKPLLSARRTELLAAGAATITVLLWASAFVSIRSAGEAYAPGALALGRLLAGALVLGVICLIRREGLPPRPAWPGIVVSGLLWFGLYMVVLNWGEQKVDAGTAALVVNVGPLIMALLAGWLLKEGLPPRLLAGMAVSFAGAAVVGLSMSGEGSASVLGVLLCLLAAVAYAGGVVAQKPALRHGSPLQVTTYGCAIGAVACLPFAGQLVSDAADAPLSATLNMLYLGVFPTALAFTTWAFALARTTAGKMGATTYAVPALVVLMSWVALDEVPGWITLVGGLVCLAGVAVSRSRPRTAAVAAEVGPAAAAGPVAAAPEPSPEPQREQA